In Picosynechococcus sp. PCC 7002, the genomic window AAGCTGAAATTTCAGTGCCGATCAATATCAGAATTCCTAGGGCATCTAAACAATGGCTCGCCGATAAAGCGCAACAGGTACGGGACAACAATACTGAGCCTGTCCCCCCAAAGGAACGGGTCTACCCTCAGCACTTGATCAATGTGGCGATCGCCTTACTTCAGGACACAGACATCGATTGGTCTACTGTCCGCAATATCCAAGACTTAGAGCAACAGTTAAACCTATAAAAGTATAAGAGGTTAAAGATTTTAACCTTAGTTGCCATAGCGATCGCCGTTTTGAATCTTCATAATGATTGGAGGCGTCAAAGGAGATCGGGTAATATTTCTGGGTTCCCTATTCCCCCGGCTATGTTTGAGCAGACCTTTAAAAATATTGATGATGTCCTTCGGAAGGAAGCGGGCTGTGCGACGGAGCTTGATTATGCGGAACAGATTTCCTGGATTCTCTTTCTCAAGTACCTCGATGATCTGGAGACTGATCGCGAAAGTAAGGCATCGTTAACGGGGGAAAAGTATGAACCGCTACTAGATGAGCCGTACCGCTGGAAGTCTTGGGCATATCCGAGGGATGAAAAGGGGGAATTAATCAAAACGGCGGCGGTGGGAGATGACCTGATCGCCTTTGTTAGTGGGGAGCTATTTCCTTATTTTCGGGGGTTTAAGGACTATGTGGAACCGGGTACGTTTGGGGCAAAGATTGGGGAGATTTTTTCGGGGGTTAGTAATAAGTTTCAGAGTGGCTACAATCTCCGGGAAGTTCTTGAAAGTATTGACGCTCTTAGGTTTCAGACTCAGCAGGAAAAGCATGAATTGTCTGACCTCTACGAAACTCGCATCAATAATATGGGCAATGCGGGGCGTAATGGTGGGGAATATTACACGCCACGTCCTTTGATTCGGGCGATGATTCGGGTGATTAAGCCGCAGCTTGGGGAAACGATTTACGATGGGGCGTGCGGTTCGGCGGGGTTCCTCTGTGAAGCCTATGAGTTTTTGCGTCCGTTGGTGAAGAGTGCGGCGGAGTTGGAACGGCTCCAAACGGCAACGCTCTATGGTCAGGAAAAGAAGGGGTTAGCCTACATCATCGGGGTGATGAATCTGATTTTGCATGGTGTGGAGGCTCCGAATATTATCCAAATGAATACGCTCACGGAAAATATTCAGGGGTTTCAGGAGAAGGATCGCCATGATGTGATTTTGGCTAACCCGCCGTTTGGGGGTAAGGAACGGGAGGAGATTAAACAAAACTTTACGATCGCCACGGGGGAGACGGCGTTTTTGTTTCTCCAGCATTTTATTAAGCGGCTGAAGGTCGGGGGACGGGCGGCGGTGGTGATTAAAAATACGTTTCTCTCGAATGCGGATAATGCGTCACGGGCGTTGCGACAGGAGTTAACGTCGTCTTGTAATCTCCATACGGTGTTGGATTGTCCGGCGAAAACGTTCCTAGGGGCGGGCGTAAAAACGGTTGTCCTGTTTTTTGAGAAGGGGACACCGACGGAAAAGATTTGGTTTTATCAGCTTGATCCGGGGCGTAGCTTAGGCAAAACAAACCCCCTTAATGATGATGACCTAAAGGAGTTTGTGGAGTTTCAATCAACCTTTAGGGAGTCGGAACGGTCTTGGTTTTTGGCTCTGAAGGATGTTGACCCGGCATCGTTTGATCTGTCGGTAAAGAATCCGAATGCGCCGGAGGATGACCCGTTACGGGAACCGGAGGAGATTTTGGCAGAAATTGCAGATCTTGATCAAGAAAGTGCGGAAATTTTAGCGGCTATTGGGGAGATGTTGGCATGAAGTGGGAAGTAAAAACGTTAGATGATTTATGTGATATTGCTCGTGGTGGCTCTCCTAGACCGATTAAAAGTTATTTAACCAATGAGCCAGATGGTATCAATTGGATAAAAATTGGCGATGCTTCTGCAAGTTCCAAGTACATCTATGAAACTCAAGAAAAAATCAAACCAGAAGGGATTAAAAAATCTAGATTTGTTGAACCGGGAGATTTTTTACTATCTAACTCAATGAGTTTCGGTCGTCCCTATATTATGAGGACTTCTGGATGTATTCATGATGGTTGGCTAGTTCTAAAAGATAAGAGTGGGCTTTTTGATCAAGATTACTTATATTATTTTCTCGGTTCTCAAGCAGCATATAAACAATTTGATAAATTAGCGGCAGGTTCTACAGTTAGAAATTTAAATACTACCCTTGTCAAAAAAGTTTTAGTTCCTGTTCCACCGATCGCCGAACAAAAACGGATAGTGGAGATATTGGATGAAAGCTTTTCTGGGATTGAAAGAGCAGAGGCGATCGCCCGCCAGAACCTCACCAATGCCCGCGAACTCTTCGACAGCTATTTAAACAAGATTTTTTTGGATTTTGTAGAGAGAAAAAATACCCAGACTCTTAACTGTATTACTGACTTAATTGTTGATTGTGAGCATAAAACTGCTCCTACACAAGAAACAGGTTTTCCGTCAATTCGTACACCAAATATCGGAAAAGGTCATTTGATTTTAGACAATGTTTATCGCGTATCGGAAGAAACTTATAAACAGTGGACAAGACGGGCAAAACCTCAGTCAGGAGATTTGATTTTAGCGAGAGAAGCACCAGCAGGAAATGTTGGTGTTATTCCGGAAGGTGAGAGAGTTTGCTTAGGTCAAAGAACTGTCTTGATCAGACCAAAGGAAAATATAAATCCTCAATATCTAGCATTTTTTTTACTACATCCTAAAATGCAAGAAAGATTATTATCTAAATCTTCAGGTGCTACCGTTCAACACGTAAACATGAAAGATATAAGAGCTTTAAAAATGGGAGATTTACCACCTATTGAAATACAAGATCGGCTTATAGAATCTCTCTTAGATGTTCAAGAAAAATCAAAAAAACTCGAAGAAGTTTATCAACGCAAAATAGAAGCCCTTGGGAAGTTAAAACAATCGATCTTACAAAAAGCCTTTAGCGGACAACTCACCCAGTAGATTTTTGACCATGATTACTCTGGAAACCCTAACCCATTGGCTCAACGAAGCAACCGAAAACGAGCACCTTGAATTTAAAGAGGCAAAAAAACAGTACGACACAATCAAGCTTTTAAAATATTGTGTTGCCCTTGCTAATGAAGGTGGTGGATATCTAATTTTTGGAGTAACAGATAAAAAACCGCGAAAAATTATCGGTTCAGCAGCCTACCCCACCCCAGAAGCCCAAAACAAAATCAAAAAACAAATCCTCGAAAAACTCCACATTCGAGTCGAACTAACCGAGCTAAACCCTCCAGAAGGAAGAGTGCTGATCTTTGAGATTCCCAGTAGACCCACCGGACAGGCGATCAACCTAGACGGAGCCTATTGGATGAGGTCAGGGGAAGACCTTGTACCCATGACCCCAGATCGCCTTAAAGCCATTTTTGCCGAAGATCAGCAGGACTGGTTTATCCAATCTGCCAGAGAAAAACAGACCCTAGACCAAATCATCAACTTGCTCGATACCCCTACCTACTTTGAACTAAAAAATTTACCCTACCCCACCGATTGGGATGCTATTTTAGATCGCCTTGCCAACGATCAGTTAATTGTAAAACAAGGAAAATACTGGAATATCACTAATCTGGGAGCCATTCTTTTCGCCAGAAACCTCGAACAATTTCCCCTATATCTTTCCAGAAAAGCCCCCCGGTTTATCATCTATGAAGGGACAGGAAAACTCTTCACGAAAAATGATATTACTGGGAAAAAAGGCTACGCCGCAGGTTTTGAAAGCCTGATTGATTTTGTCCATAATTCCGCCCCTCAAAACCAATTTATCGAAGAAGTGATTAGGGAAGAAGCCAAAATGTTTCCCAAACAAGCCCTACGGGAACTGATTGCAAATGCCCTTATTCACCAAGACTTTCAGGCAACAGGCGCATCCGTCATGATCGAAATGTATAGCGATCGGGTAGAAATATCTAATCCCGGACTTCCTCCGATCAGAGTCGAAAGATTTATTGATGAATATCGTTCTCGGAATGAACAACTAGCCGACCTGATGAGACGTTTGGGCATCTGTGAAGAAAAAGGCAGTGGCATTGATAAAGTTATCGTCGCCTCAGAAGTGTATCAACTCCCTGCCCCAGATTTCCGAGTAGGCGAAACCCGCACCACTGCAATACTTTTTGCACACCAAGACTTTACCAACATGACCCAAACAGATCGAATTAGAGCCTGCTATCAACACTGTTGTTTGCAGTATGTCAGCAATAATAAGATGTCGAATACCACCTTAAAAGAGCGATTTAAGCTAGGCAGGACAAAGACAGCGACGGTTTCTCATGTCATCCGGGCAACAAAAGATGCTGGATTGATTAAACAGGACACCTCAGAATCAGACTCGACCCGTTATGCTCGTTATCTTCCTTTCTGGGCATAGGGAAAAGTGTTTTAACGCAAAATCATTTCTGAGACTTCAGATCGCTAGAACTCTTATAAAACAAGCAAAAAAGTGTTTTAACGCAAATTTCTATAACCCCTTAGACCATGAACGAAGCCGAAACCAGAGCCGAACTGATCGACCCCGCCCTAAAAGCCGCAGGCTGGGGAGAAATTCCAGAAAGTCGCATCAGACGAGAAGTCATCGCCCCCGGTCGGTTAG contains:
- a CDS encoding restriction endonuclease subunit S, translated to MKWEVKTLDDLCDIARGGSPRPIKSYLTNEPDGINWIKIGDASASSKYIYETQEKIKPEGIKKSRFVEPGDFLLSNSMSFGRPYIMRTSGCIHDGWLVLKDKSGLFDQDYLYYFLGSQAAYKQFDKLAAGSTVRNLNTTLVKKVLVPVPPIAEQKRIVEILDESFSGIERAEAIARQNLTNARELFDSYLNKIFLDFVERKNTQTLNCITDLIVDCEHKTAPTQETGFPSIRTPNIGKGHLILDNVYRVSEETYKQWTRRAKPQSGDLILAREAPAGNVGVIPEGERVCLGQRTVLIRPKENINPQYLAFFLLHPKMQERLLSKSSGATVQHVNMKDIRALKMGDLPPIEIQDRLIESLLDVQEKSKKLEEVYQRKIEALGKLKQSILQKAFSGQLTQ
- a CDS encoding ATP-binding protein — its product is MITLETLTHWLNEATENEHLEFKEAKKQYDTIKLLKYCVALANEGGGYLIFGVTDKKPRKIIGSAAYPTPEAQNKIKKQILEKLHIRVELTELNPPEGRVLIFEIPSRPTGQAINLDGAYWMRSGEDLVPMTPDRLKAIFAEDQQDWFIQSAREKQTLDQIINLLDTPTYFELKNLPYPTDWDAILDRLANDQLIVKQGKYWNITNLGAILFARNLEQFPLYLSRKAPRFIIYEGTGKLFTKNDITGKKGYAAGFESLIDFVHNSAPQNQFIEEVIREEAKMFPKQALRELIANALIHQDFQATGASVMIEMYSDRVEISNPGLPPIRVERFIDEYRSRNEQLADLMRRLGICEEKGSGIDKVIVASEVYQLPAPDFRVGETRTTAILFAHQDFTNMTQTDRIRACYQHCCLQYVSNNKMSNTTLKERFKLGRTKTATVSHVIRATKDAGLIKQDTSESDSTRYARYLPFWA
- a CDS encoding class I SAM-dependent DNA methyltransferase: MFEQTFKNIDDVLRKEAGCATELDYAEQISWILFLKYLDDLETDRESKASLTGEKYEPLLDEPYRWKSWAYPRDEKGELIKTAAVGDDLIAFVSGELFPYFRGFKDYVEPGTFGAKIGEIFSGVSNKFQSGYNLREVLESIDALRFQTQQEKHELSDLYETRINNMGNAGRNGGEYYTPRPLIRAMIRVIKPQLGETIYDGACGSAGFLCEAYEFLRPLVKSAAELERLQTATLYGQEKKGLAYIIGVMNLILHGVEAPNIIQMNTLTENIQGFQEKDRHDVILANPPFGGKEREEIKQNFTIATGETAFLFLQHFIKRLKVGGRAAVVIKNTFLSNADNASRALRQELTSSCNLHTVLDCPAKTFLGAGVKTVVLFFEKGTPTEKIWFYQLDPGRSLGKTNPLNDDDLKEFVEFQSTFRESERSWFLALKDVDPASFDLSVKNPNAPEDDPLREPEEILAEIADLDQESAEILAAIGEMLA